Genomic DNA from Parasteatoda tepidariorum isolate YZ-2023 chromosome 3, CAS_Ptep_4.0, whole genome shotgun sequence:
TAGGCCTTTAATTTGAGAGGGGGGAAAAATCTTCAGGTGCtgtgacaatttttattttcaaaatctgagatgaaaaataatttgcaggTGCTCCCCTAATCTGAAGAGCCCGCTGTCGTGCTGGAGGATTTCTGTTACGGAGATATAACTACAGTTTCGATTaaggaaaaatcttaattttaatactctGCAAATTATCTAAATCTTAATCATAAGATTAAGATTCAGATAATTTGCAGAGTAAACGCAATTGCACACTTAGTTAAGACTTTAACATAggtctaaaaaaatgaaaaagaataatatttcaacaatttcGATGTGCAATTAggcactgtatttaattaacttcacgttaattaacattctaacacGATCAGCAGGTCATATGTGTAGGTGTTcatgatcttcttcttgaagtacaAGAAcccaattgtaataaaaaaataagttttctactAAGAATCAAgattaatggagaaatggtactaatttATTGaggataaatgtaaaaaaaaaacgccatTGCTGTTATAAACGCCAAtggtaattaattttggtaatagtaGTTAccaattgaagtaaaattataaggtatgtcttaaaagacaaatttaatagaaaaccCGCACTAATTCGTTTAAGAGCACACACTGtggaacaaaaatcatttttcgcggtcaaaaattaaaaaaatgaagttacaagaaaaaaaaatctcaatatggttttttgtagtaaaatgtCCAAGGAATATGACggtgtattttgtttttttggtttattaatgGAAATAGCAATTAAGTGGAAACAAAgtcgaaatgaaaaaaaattaaatttttcagttaaatttttattaatatgataaatccttatagtaaataaaaatataaaaactatgcatgatttatacataaatgtatatCTTAGATATATATGAATTcactatttttctaaatactattaaatactatttttctaaatattatacaGAGCCATTTCCCTATTTCTGCCCTGTACAATGAAATTGTAACTTTAGGGTGCTCTATAAAAAAAGCCTTACGTTGccgaggtaaaaaaaaaaagtgtacatTTGTTTGGTATTATTTActcaagaactaaaaaaaaattagctgcgAGTATTTGCGAATTTGGCTGATATAtcgatttttataattcatgtcattttgataataatgataaaattaatgaaaaaattataaaaataaacttgagattattatttttgttataaaattttcaaaattctttatatcTAGCAAAacagattcattattttttttaaattcaataatagaatttgtaattaacaatcttaaatattttgattcaatatatttagtttaaatttgttttgataaatatttgcgattttacatcctttactttatttattaaaattattaaccacaataaatttgtaatcaaaGATCTCAAAAACtactagtaaataatttttatttatttattgacaattttttcagtaatcaTCCGCTATTTTGGatccgccattttgtttttttgaaattttgacttcatatttgaaatcagcgacaCAAAAAACCTATAGGTGATCAATTTGAAcattgaagttaattttctaattttggccgcatttttttgattttgtccCACTGTGGCACATAAAGAATCGCCTAACAATTATTGACCTCAATAATGAATAATCAGTTTTGGTGATaggtactaattaaaatttaaaaaaataaatgctatacactaaaaagcaaattaatggCGAAAATGTATTTAGCTATTATAGAGAACCGTTAAAATTCGCCATACTATTATAGACACCAAGGATGCTTAATTTTGGCAGTGGTCACTACTAGCATTGTAATATAACGTGTATCAAATACACTATTATATAAgtacaaagtattttatgagtaaatttgGCCCCTGTTACAGCTGCACCAAAACTGAGCATTTTATGACAGATACTGCGGAAATAGGTTTCTTAAGACTGATCGGAGATATAAGGAAGGGAGGAAGTTGtttttgtggtaaattttgaatataagttGTCAGACGAAACTGAATGCagttaatgtttattttgatggaatgaactactaaacatgttttttgaTTAATCTAATAGCGTAAATTCAACcagcatataataaaaaaatcagtattgcTTAACTAGAGGCGATCATGCGCAAAACTGaaaggcaattaaaaaatttaaattcattttaaatgttaaaattaatatttgttgccCTTCACGGTTGTTTTTcactaaattattaacaaagaaaattcaactgttcaaaaaaaagttttaactataTACTCAGTATCATTTGGCATAAAAACTGATGCAATTGATCACGACCAATACATGATAGTCAAGTTTAACAGtaaatcaaactattttctCAATGAATTGACTCTTCAGaatatagttcaaattttttatttcaatttacttcaaactatttatttatttgtgcattttagaatttttaaatgatgggTCAAtctattttcagtatttgaaagaaaaattttaaaaaaattttctagtatAGAAGAGCCTTCCGTCTTCTGCCAACTTGTTAGTCACACCtctaatagaaataataaactgaATGAGACATGTCTGAActgttttagatatttttctctGACAGTCACAccgaaaaatttcatttaaaattttcatcaatgttcattatcatttcatttcgttttatattttaaagcaagtgAGTACGTTTCTTTCAGTACGTATAagttaacataatttatatGATCTTTGATACTATATGAAACTTTATGATTAGTTAAACTATCATTTTTcaggaagaaaaatgaaagtatttagAGACTGGATTGATTTAAAACTACTTCTTATTGCATTCATTGTATACGAAACATCTGAAGCATGCTGCCACTATTATCCTGTTTATTACCCGGTTCATGTAGGAGGGTAAgtaagaaaactgaaaaaattacagaactatttaaacttattaatttctatttttcaagaaaaatttgatttatttttggattttgaCATTAGGATATGTTTGTTAAAGATaattaatgtacaaaaaatatgcatattttagtGGAAAAGAACATATTGTTGTTCACACTACAAGTGATCACCACCATCATCATCAACATGGACATCATCATGGTCATCATCATGGGCATCACCACGGTCATCACCATGGGCACCATCATGGGCATCATCATAAACACGGTCATCACCATGGACATCATCATCAACACGGTCATCATCATGGACATCATCACCACCACGGTCATCATCATGGACATCACCATGGACATCATCATGGACATCACCATGGACACCATCATGGACATCATCATCACCACGGACACCATCATGGTCACCATCATCACCATGGACATCATCACGGCCACCACCACGGTCATCATCACGGTCATCACCATGGTCATCATCACGGTCATCATCATGGACATCATCACGGCCATCATCACGGTCATCATCATGGTCATCACCATGGACATCATCACGGCCATCATCACGGTCATCATCATGGTCATCATCACGGGCATCATCATGGACATCATCATCAAAATGATCATCATCATGGGCACCACCACGGTCATCACCATGGTCACCATCATCATGGGCATCATTAATAAACATTAGCTCTTAATACAAATACTTAAATGCTGTTCTCTTACAATCTCATGGATAAAGAAGTATTGCAATAATTTCTTAAGGAGCCTCACTGATGGATGCATATGGACGAGGACCTTCAATTCATACTTGAAATTTATGTCCATGTActggagtttttaaaataatatgaaagaatgatcgataaaaaataaatcggaATTCCACTAAGTGACTATAAATAGCATCAGTCAACATTCAGAGGAAAATTTCAACCTTTTCCAGATTGGTTTTTCTCGTTAGCATATACAGaggttggacaaaataatggaaatacttCTATACTAGCACAATTCTTCATCTTTATCAAaatacaataagaaaataattttataaatttagaagtgtttagttcctgcaatttttcataattattactgaaatttgACGCTTTATATTGGTTTGAGGggccgacaataaattacaaacggaaaataatgttttgaacaCCCTACGCcaaaaaatgtacaataaatttgtagcttgtaacaattatttcagttattaatatgcgataattacagaaaatttcgTAAAGTTAGCTTAAATACTTAtagagatatggacatttttgtaaaaaactaatatttttttgccttacgatttttttctacaactttagaaatattcaataaaattaaacaaaatttttgtagcaatttaaaattaatcacaaaattatagttttaaatattgataaaaatatgtttaaaactgTGTAAAGTATTAgcgtagttcttttatactgcacatgagcagaaaaattaaaaaaaaaaattttatcataattttgtagctaattgtatttggcaaaatatatcaaaataagggtttttccacaaatttcattttgtacaattaaacaagatttattaaaaaggacACCGGTCATTGCTGGGGATCATCCCTCATAAAAGTATCTTATCCTTCGGATGTCTTCTTTCCTTATAATATCATATTTCGGTGTATGAACGTATATTGTAagttattatcatttgttatttaatttcgcATTATGCTACAAAATTATATTCGTAAAAAGCTCTTATCATATTGagcatacttttaaaaagtacaaaaactattatgaaaactgcttgaaactttttaaatttttaagaaattcaaatcagatttttttaattaattgccaTATGCAATTCACTACAAAagtatgaaaaacaattttaattatttctacgcATGCGtagtataaaacaaattaattacttatacattgcacagttttcaaaaaaaatttttaaattttaaagcaaaagttttgtaataaatttaaaattgctctaaaaaaatttttaatttcatttaatttttcaaagttgtagcaaaaaacgtaagacaaaaaaaaattagttttttataaaattgtccaaatttacttgaatatttaagctagacttacaaaattttctgcaattattGCATgcaataaccaaaataattgttacaagttaCAAATCTATTGCTACATTTTTCAACATAGGGTGTCCAAAAGTACTATTTTCCgcttgtaatttattgtcggtccctcaAGACTCTAAAAGCTTCAAACAACATTGACATatatgagaaatcgcatgatctaaacacttcaaaagttacaaaatgattctttaaatgtttcttgagaaatatgaaaaaatatatcagtcTTGAAGTGGCCCCATCATTCTACCCAACTCCTGTATTTAATTGGTTGccgtaaaaaattatctagtattattttaaaactaaacatccAAGCtattaacgttttaaaaaacagttttatttaattcaaagcaTATTTCGaacttattaaactttaatagcaaaagtagaaaaattcaaatttaaatcaaaatcaaaagtttattttgatacCTTATGCTTCTAgagttgttaaataaattttttaaacgttgtatttctgctctttttttataattttatttattactaatattcCTTTTCAGTTATGTTCCTTATTTccaaaattcttttagtttaaaGGTGAGGAAACTGCACAATTTTGAGTGTTagtttattactaaattaaatgtacattttagCACCTAAATCAAATcagttacatttttcaaatagtgagtaaattatcgaaaattttaatacagcAATTAGATTATTAATTTGACGTAATTTACACGTTTTAATCACTTCGTTTAATGCACTGACTAAAAAAAGGATGATTCAAACACCACCTATGGGACACCTCGAAGAAACACACCTatagaaacaccaaaaagcacggCAATTTTTACAGAAGAGCTTTGATAGCGatgttggtaaaattaattctgaaatatagtttcataatctgtgataaaacttggtaaatgtggtaaaatttagcaattttatcatgataccttaaagcaggggtgtcaaactcgcggcccgagatgaacatttttgtggCCCAGTCAATATGTCcgaagcaaagtaaaaataaaatagaaatgtgaattagaaCCAAAccagcatataaaattataatatactttatttatacggatcattttaaatCGTACTcgcgaaaatgtaaaattctaagtGGCTGAAATGGAGTCCATTTCACACTAAGCTATCAATTAGATAGTAGATATTCAGGTTTATCCTACTATAGCGAAGTACGTTGGTTATCTTGCTCCAAGGTTCTCAAACAATTCTgggatttgaaaaaagaattatgtaaatttttacaaactaaaaatCAAGATACAAGCTTGTTCTCCGATCAGATAAGGTTGCAAGATTTATCTTTTATGGCTGATATAACCAAACACTTATccgattttaatttattgttacaagGCGAGGATCAGATTATTACGAAcatgtttgacataattaaagcattcaaatgtaaactatttctttgggaaaggcaactgaaaaatgaagatttaacgCACTTCCCAAcgtgcaacaagaacaaatctAGTTTAGATGATactgcatcgtatcaaaaatacgtagaaaaaaatttcaaatcttaggacagaatttgaaacaaggtttaaagattataattgtttggaagacaaattttgcttgctttcttcgattttctttataaatatagactcagtacccagttacatgcaaatggaagtgattgagattcagtgcAACTCAAAAGTCATTGAAGTGGTTGCCTCAGTTTTACGAATATTTACCgacaaggtttgaaaatactcgaaaattcgtatataaaattatttccacgtttggaagtacttatcagtgagagcaattattttctgttatgaatggaaataaatctcctgttCGAAACCGTATTAATTACTCTCAcgttgggtcaattttgaaaggagtctcggccaataaaatttctcccgaaatagaaaagatagtagcagagaagagatCTCAATTATCAGGACATaagcaataatttaactttatatatgtttattacaattgaaaatgaaaatatttgttttctatgaacattgtttttttttgcggcccacctaaagttaagcattgNAGTATCAGGACATaagcaataatttaactttatatatgtttattacaattgaaaatgaaaatatttgttttctatgaacattgtttttttttttgcggcccacctaaagttaagcattgtttattcggcccaagttagcttttgagtttgacacccctgccTTAAAGCTggcataaaaagcatttataggtaaaatttactcttacattttgcatttttctaaaatatgaggaaatataaactataattttgaaaaccagaatttcccataaaacattatcacaaaatcaactgagtttgtttatgtttgttgcctcctattaaattatataaaaaaatgtatagttttaattatgttttattttttaaattcatttttatagctTAACATTcagttttctcaaaaaattcaatttactactctcactaactaactaactaatcaagtttttcagagtacctatccatgtatggatatctgctctttcatctaaattgatctcagaatgaacaataattgataaaatcaagtctgagtcatacataaaaataaatcgtaagttgatacataataaagggaacaaattgaagataaagataaagaaagaatatttacactatttacaAAAGTACTCTCACTAGCTGGATATTGGGGTTATCTCGGCGTTTGGCGCGAAGCGCCACTAACCGATTCATCGATTCTGTTTTGTTGTATTCTGGAAGGTTCTATATATCTTTGAAGTTGTAGTATGTTGTAACAACAAGTCAAGTCCTTAAAGAAGCAAATCTTTAGTTGAAGGGAAAATCATCTTTGGAATGGGGAGATCCCCTTGAGTAGAGTTGTATGATAAagttaatagtattttgatAGTATGCAGTCTGAGCATAAAAAGGCGGTAATTGGGCTGAAATTCGAATTATCACGGATTATATCAATATcgaacaatttattgaaatcttaTGTGGTGCATGTTTTTGCGTCGCTGTAAAATTTTGTGGTCAATTTAGCTATAAAGCAATTGATATCACCAATGTTTAAGTCTTTTCTGAGTAATCTATTGCTAATCTCCCTTGGGGCGCCAGTCATTGTGCGTAAAAATTTACCTTCGGTTGTAGATAGCTTCTTTTTTAGGTTGTTGCTTATAGTAGTGAGGGCTGGGCAAGCATACGTAAGAATTGGTCGAATCTCTTGTATATCGATAGTTCTTTTATTTGCTAGATCaagctttgaatttttatgcaGGAGGACTTTGAGCGCAAAAAACGCTCCTCTGGCTCTTTTGATTATGTCGTTTATGTGAGTACTCCAGCTCATGTTATATGAGATCGTGACGCCGAGGTATTTAACGTGTTTCACTGGTTTGATCTCAGTATTAAAGAGATACATGGGTGAAAgtccttatatagcaagacggaaaagagaaaaacctggtacgtaaaacatttcattccagcattttcttcgaaaaaaatgaaatatctgtaactatcaagatttcttttataattctggactgcatatatataaaactgcttcttttccaaggtaaagtagatattgttgaaaaatttaaaaaaagaataagtaaactcctccccaacactaactataactgaaatggttttactaccagcctttcctcttttccgtctcgctttcacccctgaaGAGATAGATGTGGGgagtattttgttgttttttcttactatttatgATTAAGAATTGACTTTTGTCGGGTACTCTCACTATTGGAGTATCCTGCTTCTAAATAAAGGAATTTAGTAGAAAAAAgtggtattttgaaaattcacaaATTCCTGGATTGTAGAACATGTTATGACCGACTGTGAgtgtaaaacattaatttgtgcAGCTATGTCTTCAGACAAATCaaacttcaattaaaaagaGACATTTTGTAAGTAGACTTTATTGCAGAAGAAAAGAGATAAACTTGTAAATAGCttacgttaaaaaatatctttaataaacagtttttgttGGAAAAATGCTTTGCAAACAGCTTTCAATAGTTTCTAGAAGTTGTAAAACTGTCGTTTTTCAAATTCTCTAATATATAACTtaacatgtttatttatttatttttcccttttcacAACAAGTTTCTGATTCTTAATATGTTTTGTAtcctcttaaattatttatctattatttataaaattcatccagaattattttcaaaaactattgaCTGCGTACAttagaaacataaaaacatGGATGATTGCAATCATTATTAACATTCCAAATTAAGGAGAATAATTAGGCCcatttgtttgtaaataaaagcttttaaaatccaattagagagatattttaaccatttgaaGTATGTCAAATGAACCCTTCAGGGAATTCAGAATATCGTGACCGGAAGAAGTAGTATTTTCATTACCACTAAGTAActgttaaaagataaaaacaaaaaaagtctcATACTTAACTTCTCTAGCGGAATCTTGGTTGTAGTTTACAGTGCGTGAAATCAACTTTgcgtaaaataaatatgacagCTGTTACTGAATGATTGATTGCGTCTTTATAAGTAATTGAATTTGTTAATGATCGTTCgaatttataatgatttcaaataaattgcataaaattacgCTTTTAACAATTGTTCTCATTATAAGAAAGCAGCATAAGCAAAGGCTACTTttccatttttgtattttgtactaTGTACAAACTATTTGTGaaagcacaaaaaaatattggggTGTCTCATCTTATTAAGAATTTCACTTAAAGGTAAGAAAAAGCATGCAATTGTTTACAGAAACAATTCGCatatttagatattaattaatttgaactttttacCACTATTAAAAAACCTTTCTAAATAAACAGGGACCcccttttgtaattttattttttaaaaagacatacgaataaagagattttattcataaattgattATACACGTAGCAATTGGCTGCCCTAATATACGCAAGAATGTTTGTATATTGGAAAAACAGTTactagtttataattaaatgtaaacaaatataacTCTTACGAGccttgaatgtttttaaaagagattaaaaaataaaatggagttCTTAATGTATGAGTAGTtcctttcatatattttttaaaggatacaTGTTTGTGTAAGAATCGCACCCTAGAattctctaaatattaaaattatatttcgaagaattaaatttctagtAGCATTAATTTGAACTTTTCACCATTATTAAGAACCTTTCTAAATCAACAGGAACCCCCCCCCCTCCCCTtttataatttcactttttaaaaaaacgaataaagagattttattcgtaaattatttatacatgttttagaaaaaactcGTGTCGGATTTCTCAATATTAAAgagactttttgaaaataacttagGAACCCGGTTattttactaccagtttttCACATCGTTCCGGGTATGTAATGAAAATTATCCACAagctttgataaaatttttatagtagttGCAGTTATATATATGAATGCTCAAAGGAGTATCTTGTTTCATTTATGATACCTTTTCATTATTTAGGGAATAAAACTATATTCATGTATGAACTCATTGAGAAGTactattaataagttattaaaatatggtaGTTTGTTTCGTTTTCTTAGGAGAATCCTTCTAACAGTCTTTGGTTAAGtcatagtaaataataaataagtaaaacatagctaccaatttaaaattagtaaaaaagtaattatattttttagtttttgaagttccaaatacttattactaaaacagtttaaaaacttgaataatCCCTAGcgttaatgttaataatacGGTAACTGTAAGAATCGTAGTTCCGTACTCttcctaaaaaaatgttttttttttattacaagtgTTTCGTTATTCGacatattaatgataaaacataTCCGTAGTCGAAGTGTGTGATATTTTCAGTGGTATATATTAATCAgggaaaataagattttagtgGTTAATGTATCAGAATTGTTTGTTCGTCACTTTAATGACAAAACGAATCCATACTAGTTCTGAGTATGCTTGCTTGacttttttaaccatttaggTAGTGCTACATAAAATAAGGCAAGCACTCATTATTTTCAGCTTTTAGtaaatctgcaataaaataattcagataccattgtttctttttaccctgattataGCTACTTGGAAAATGTCACTGTAATAATTaggttaaaaatacaatttgtacCCTaaggattttcaaaattaaaaaaaatattattaaatattacttattttttgttttccaaaaaaCCTTCGTTTTAACTTAAACGTTTGTATAAAAAGgcaagataattattttatattgtgttaCAGTTCTTAACACATAGCTGACCaacaacttttctgaaaattttccaATGTGTCCGGCTATTGTTTTCGAAAGCTGATGTggaagtaaaacaatataaataaactttaaatttttttatttattattcacttcttaatatttcatcttcgcatgataaaaagtataacaATCACCTACGTGTACTGGTACactttacttactttatttaaaataaattgggtGCCTAGGCCGCGCAGCGGCCTCTAACCCATCCATCATGAAAATAATACAGTGTATATAGTCATTTTGAGTTATATGATAGTATGGTTACATAATAATATTGCCATGACTAGAAAGTACAACTAGATCGAAGGTTTACATgaattgcaaagaaaattgaaaatagccATGACTAGATATGAAAACATGATATACTAACTTAATCTGTGATATTTACATTGATGATcagtagaaatttgaaattgagtGTTTAATGTTGATGATAGCGTAAGTATATATAAAATCGGGAGACAAATTGATGAAAGCGTGTACTGGTACACCACAAGTTTTGCAAATTTATCTGGTttcgtaaagttataataaattggtagagaaaaaaatagtgaaacttgaaaagtaaggaaaattacgcccactttttaaaatagtcaccacGAGATCACTGCTAACCTGATTGCTATGACTCGTAACCGGTCATCAACGCTTGGCCACGaaaacacgagttaactcgtgaccggtcagcaatgtgttaaaATATGGACGTTTGCT
This window encodes:
- the LOC139425256 gene encoding prostatic spermine-binding protein-like, which codes for MFINDAHDDGDHGDDRGGAHDDDHFDDDVHDDARDDDHDDDRDDGRDDVHGDDHDDDRDDGRDDVHDDDRDDDHGDDRDDDRGGGRDDVHGDDGDHDGVRGDDDVHDGVHGDVHDDVHGDVHDDDRGGDDVHDDDRVDDDVHGDDRVYDDAHDGAHGDDRGDAHDDDHDDVHVDDDGGDHL